The following are encoded in a window of Gammaproteobacteria bacterium genomic DNA:
- a CDS encoding IS6 family transposase — MIDFRGHRFERDIILTSVRWYLAYPLSYRNLEEMLAERGVDVDHSSVYRWVQKFTPQLEAAFRKGQKRPVGTSWRMDETYIKVKGQWKYLYRAVDRDGQTIDFLFTAHRDKKAALRFLKKAIRQHGLPDKVTIDKSGANTAALDALQEETGAAIEIRQNKYLNNLVEQDHRAVKRIVRPMLGFKGFHSARTTLRGIELLHMIKKGQMIMAEGTNLSAAGQFYSLAA, encoded by the coding sequence ATGATCGATTTTAGAGGCCACCGCTTTGAACGAGACATCATCCTAACGAGTGTCCGTTGGTACCTCGCCTATCCGTTGAGCTATCGGAACCTGGAAGAGATGCTGGCGGAGCGGGGTGTCGACGTGGATCATTCCAGCGTCTACCGCTGGGTCCAGAAGTTTACGCCGCAGTTGGAAGCGGCTTTCCGCAAAGGACAAAAGCGCCCGGTGGGCACAAGTTGGCGGATGGATGAGACCTACATTAAGGTCAAAGGCCAGTGGAAGTACCTCTACCGCGCGGTTGATCGAGACGGCCAGACGATCGACTTCCTGTTCACGGCGCATCGCGATAAGAAAGCCGCCCTGCGCTTTCTCAAAAAGGCGATACGGCAGCACGGTCTTCCGGACAAAGTCACGATCGATAAGAGTGGCGCTAACACCGCTGCCCTGGATGCACTCCAGGAGGAGACGGGCGCCGCCATTGAGATTCGCCAAAACAAGTACTTAAATAATTTAGTGGAACAAGATCATCGCGCCGTTAAACGGATCGTCCGCCCCATGCTGGGGTTCAAAGGCTTTCATTCTGCTCGGACCACCCTGCGGGGCATCGAACTCCTGCACATGATCAAGAAGGGCCAAATGATCATGGCCGAAGGGACGAATCTCTCCGCCGCAGGACAATTTTATTCACTGGCTGCCTAA
- a CDS encoding IS630 family transposase, translating into MLDLYAEPDDPQYPQVCFDESPVQLTSETRCPQPARPGQPARYDCEYKREGTANLFLFVQPLRGWRHVNVTKQRTKRDFAQQMQQLVDVYFPKAERIRLVVDNLNTHTPAALYSVFSPEEARRITRKLEFHYTPKHGSWLNMAECEFAVLAGQCLNRRIANLETLRKEIAAWQGPRNLRQTKIHWQFGTDLARVKLKRLYPPLKSSETPVDLETSEPVKTSVSAH; encoded by the coding sequence GTGTTGGACCTGTACGCCGAACCCGATGATCCTCAATACCCCCAAGTGTGCTTCGATGAAAGTCCGGTGCAATTGACCAGCGAAACCCGCTGTCCTCAACCCGCCCGCCCGGGTCAACCGGCGCGCTATGACTGTGAATACAAACGCGAAGGCACCGCCAATTTATTTCTATTCGTACAACCCTTGCGCGGGTGGCGTCATGTTAATGTCACGAAACAGCGCACCAAACGCGATTTTGCCCAGCAAATGCAGCAACTCGTTGATGTGTACTTTCCGAAGGCGGAGCGAATCCGGTTGGTCGTGGATAACCTCAATACCCACACTCCTGCGGCCTTGTATAGTGTCTTTTCTCCAGAGGAAGCCCGCCGGATCACCCGCAAGCTCGAATTTCATTACACCCCCAAGCATGGCAGTTGGCTCAATATGGCGGAATGTGAGTTCGCTGTTCTCGCCGGCCAGTGTTTGAATCGCCGCATTGCGAACCTCGAAACTTTGCGGAAGGAAATCGCCGCTTGGCAAGGCCCACGCAACCTACGTCAGACCAAAATCCACTGGCAGTTCGGCACCGACTTGGCCCGGGTCAAACTCAAGCGCCTCTATCCTCCCTTGAAATCTTCTGAAACCCCGGTGGACCTAGAAACCTCTGAACCTGTCAAAACTTCTGTGTCAGCCCACTAG
- a CDS encoding 7-cyano-7-deazaguanine synthase has product MKSALVVLSGGQDSTTCLYWALKRFGTGAVETVTFDYGQRHRIELACAAQVAARAEVPHTVLPINTFAALGGNALTNGNIAVRDGVDGRWCINKMRAIFPLSLFFQDRITLLLSRKFSV; this is encoded by the coding sequence ATGAAGAGTGCTCTCGTTGTTCTATCCGGCGGGCAGGATTCCACGACGTGTCTGTACTGGGCGCTGAAGCGGTTCGGCACCGGCGCGGTCGAGACCGTCACCTTCGATTACGGCCAGCGCCACCGCATTGAACTGGCCTGCGCCGCACAGGTGGCCGCACGTGCTGAAGTGCCGCACACTGTGTTACCGATCAACACCTTCGCTGCGCTGGGCGGCAATGCGCTGACCAACGGGAACATCGCCGTTCGGGACGGCGTGGATGGGCGTTGGTGCATAAATAAAATGAGGGCGATATTTCCCCTCTCTCTGTTTTTTCAAGACAGAATAACCTTGCTCCTCAGTCGTAAGTTCTCGGTCTAA
- a CDS encoding GMC family oxidoreductase — translation MNECYDVLIVGSGAGGSAAAYRLANAGRRVLLLEKGRELPRDGSTLDVDKVIRQGIFKSKERWFDKNGQTFEPEEYFNLGGKTKWYGAALARFEPHEFEAEPAHQCLPWPIAYRELEPYYEQAESLLGVHQFEPEPDLQTIVGKLTRNGAGWNARPLALALDSSIVEHREEAAHFDAFASVKNLKADSQLALLERVQQLPNLTILTGQAVCDFIFDPERPERLIGVRAEEGDEFQADTVLLAAGALHSPRLLQGYLADSGLAQRLPYADAVGRNYKSHLLSAVLAFSATPKTDLLRKTLLLLNDRLPHSSIQPLGFDGELLSTLIPGFVPRGFARALGHRAYGFFLQTEDGSDPANRVVAQTNDARYPQLDYDPARLPAAREEHRRLVRDFSFSLWKIGLPAVAKGIPLAGTAHACGRFCCVNFFRARLGNPCRLLGSQ, via the coding sequence ATGAACGAATGCTATGACGTCCTCATCGTCGGCTCCGGCGCGGGCGGGTCGGCGGCGGCCTACCGTCTGGCGAACGCGGGTCGCCGGGTTCTGCTGCTGGAGAAGGGACGGGAGCTCCCGCGCGATGGCAGCACCCTGGACGTGGACAAGGTGATCCGGCAAGGAATTTTCAAGAGCAAGGAGCGCTGGTTCGACAAGAACGGCCAGACCTTCGAGCCGGAGGAATATTTCAATCTGGGCGGCAAGACCAAGTGGTACGGCGCGGCTCTAGCGCGTTTCGAGCCGCATGAGTTCGAGGCCGAACCGGCGCATCAATGTTTGCCCTGGCCGATTGCGTATCGGGAACTGGAACCCTACTACGAGCAGGCCGAAAGCTTGCTGGGTGTCCATCAATTCGAGCCGGAGCCGGATCTACAAACCATCGTCGGCAAGCTGACTCGCAACGGAGCCGGTTGGAACGCCCGGCCCCTGGCGCTGGCCCTGGATTCCAGCATCGTCGAACATCGCGAAGAAGCCGCGCATTTCGACGCTTTCGCTTCGGTCAAGAACTTGAAGGCCGACAGCCAGCTCGCCTTACTGGAGCGGGTTCAGCAGTTGCCCAACCTCACCATCCTGACCGGGCAGGCAGTGTGCGATTTCATCTTCGACCCCGAACGGCCCGAGCGGTTGATCGGGGTTCGCGCCGAAGAAGGCGACGAATTCCAAGCCGATACGGTGTTACTGGCGGCGGGCGCGTTGCATTCGCCGCGCTTGTTGCAAGGCTATTTGGCTGATAGCGGTTTAGCCCAGCGGCTGCCGTACGCGGACGCGGTGGGGCGAAACTACAAATCCCACTTGCTCAGCGCCGTGCTAGCCTTTTCCGCCACGCCCAAGACTGATCTGCTGCGGAAGACCCTGTTGCTGTTGAACGACCGGTTGCCGCACAGCAGCATTCAGCCCCTGGGTTTCGATGGCGAGTTGCTCAGCACCTTGATTCCGGGGTTCGTGCCGCGTGGGTTCGCCCGTGCGCTTGGTCATCGCGCCTACGGTTTCTTCTTGCAAACCGAGGACGGTTCCGATCCCGCCAATCGCGTCGTCGCTCAGACTAATGATGCCCGTTATCCTCAACTGGATTACGATCCGGCGCGCTTGCCGGCGGCGCGGGAGGAGCATCGGCGACTGGTGCGCGATTTCAGTTTCTCGCTGTGGAAAATCGGTCTGCCGGCGGTGGCCAAGGGAATTCCGCTCGCTGGCACCGCACACGCCTGCGGGAGGTTCTGTTGCGTTAATTTTTTTCGAGCACGATTGGGTAACCCTTGCAGGTTATTAGGCAGCCAGTGA
- a CDS encoding SDR family oxidoreductase has translation MSTTPACDPVLKGQRALVTGASSGIGAAIAKALAEAGAKVVVNYAGGADRAQAVVEQIRAAGGEALAMRADVSREEEVEAMFAQMIKIWGSIDILVNNAGLQKDAPLVEMSLADWQQVIAINLTGQFLCSRAAVREFLHRGVVPELSRVAGKIICMSSVHDVIPWAGHANYAASKGGVSLLMKTMAQELAPQRIRVNAISPGAIKTPINTAAWMTPEAEAELLKLIPCRRVGEPEDIARATVWLASDASDYVTGATLYVDGGMTLYPGFDQGG, from the coding sequence ATGTCGACAACCCCTGCTTGCGATCCCGTTCTAAAAGGCCAGCGCGCCCTGGTGACCGGCGCCAGTTCCGGTATTGGCGCCGCTATCGCCAAAGCGCTGGCAGAGGCTGGCGCTAAAGTCGTCGTCAACTACGCCGGCGGCGCGGATCGGGCGCAGGCCGTGGTCGAACAGATCCGGGCGGCTGGCGGCGAGGCGCTGGCGATGCGCGCCGACGTCAGTCGGGAAGAGGAGGTTGAGGCGATGTTTGCCCAGATGATCAAGATCTGGGGCAGCATTGATATCCTGGTCAACAATGCCGGCCTGCAAAAAGATGCACCGCTGGTCGAAATGAGCCTGGCCGATTGGCAACAGGTCATCGCGATCAATTTGACCGGTCAGTTCCTTTGTTCCCGCGCCGCCGTGCGCGAGTTCCTCCATCGCGGCGTCGTGCCGGAACTGTCGCGCGTCGCCGGCAAAATTATCTGTATGTCCTCGGTCCACGATGTCATTCCGTGGGCCGGACACGCCAACTATGCCGCATCCAAGGGCGGCGTCAGCCTGTTGATGAAAACCATGGCTCAGGAACTCGCGCCGCAGCGCATCCGGGTCAACGCCATCTCGCCCGGCGCGATCAAGACGCCGATCAACACCGCCGCCTGGATGACGCCCGAAGCCGAGGCGGAACTGCTGAAGCTGATTCCCTGCCGTCGCGTTGGGGAGCCGGAGGACATCGCCCGCGCCACAGTATGGCTCGCCTCCGACGCCTCCGATTACGTCACCGGCGCCACGCTGTATGTGGATGGCGGTATGACTCTTTATCCGGGCTTCGATCAGGGGGGTTGA
- a CDS encoding transposase, with the protein MSGVFIAFLEKALEGRERPLIVITDNASYHTSKEVKAFLETHRKQIRLFFLPPHSPELNPDEQVWNEIKNDHLEKEPIKNRADFRARVYSALEKLKEFQERVKSFFRLPDTQYANPEKAPA; encoded by the coding sequence GTGAGTGGGGTTTTCATTGCCTTTTTAGAGAAGGCATTAGAGGGTCGAGAGCGCCCATTAATTGTCATCACGGACAATGCGTCTTATCATACCTCGAAAGAAGTCAAAGCCTTTCTTGAGACGCATCGAAAACAAATCCGCTTGTTCTTTCTTCCCCCCCACTCGCCAGAGTTAAATCCGGATGAACAGGTTTGGAATGAGATCAAAAATGATCATCTGGAAAAGGAGCCAATTAAAAACCGGGCTGATTTCAGAGCGCGCGTTTATTCTGCTTTGGAAAAGCTAAAAGAATTTCAGGAAAGGGTCAAATCATTTTTTAGGCTCCCTGATACTCAATACGCTAATCCTGAAAAAGCTCCAGCATGA